The nucleotide sequence GAAAACCCTGATGGACTGGGGATTTGTTGATACCTTCCGTCAGCTTCATCCGACTGCGGATGACAAGTTCTCGTGGTTTGACTACCGCTCTAAAGGCTTTGATGACAACCGCGGCCTGCGCATTGATGTGGTTCTGGCAACCCCGCCGCTGGCGGCCCGCTGCCAGGAAGCCGGGATTGATTACGAACTGCGCGGCATCGAAAAACCGTCTGATCACGCCCCTATCTGGTCTGTTTTCAAATAATCACTGCCCTACATCCACCGCCAGCCCCGCTGAGCAGGGGCTGGGTTTGACGAGGTTTATCTCAATGAAACTCTTTGTTTTCGATCACTGCCCGTATTGCATTAAAGCCATGATGGTCGCCGGGCTGAACAAGGCCGATGTTGAGCTGGTTTACTTACAAAATCATGATGTGCAGGCGCGGATTGATAAAGTGGGTGCCAACATGGTGCCGATTCTGCAAAAGCCTGACGGCAGTTATATGGCAGAAAGTCTGGATATCGCCCGCTACCTTGATGAGCAGGATAGTCAACCGTTGCTGGCTGAATCCCGGTACGAGGCGCGTATTGCCGAGTGGTATGACGCGGCCCGGCCTTTCAGCAGCCGTTTGGTCTATCCGCGCTGGCTGATGATTGATCTGCCCGAATTTCAGTGTCAGGAAGCCAAAGACTGGTTTGAGGGCAATAAATCGGCCATGCTCGGACATAGCTTTGATGAAGCATTTGCCCAAACAACTCAGTCTCTGCGTGGCATGGAAGCAGTGCTGGACCAGCTCGACTGGCTGACGCTGCCTTCCGAGCGCGACAATGTGCTCAGCTATGACGATGTCAATCTGTTCCCGACCTTAAGAAACCTCACGGTTGTCAAAGGACTGACTTTCCCTGCCCGCGTGCGACAGTACCTTGATGAAGTTGCAGCCCTGACCGGCATCAGCCTGTACGATGCGGTCGCTGTGTAAGCGCTGAACTTCCCTGTATGTGCACCATGGAAAAAATAAGCCAGGGCTGATGCCCTGGCTTTCTTATGGTCTGAAACAAGTACCGGCTATCAGCTCAGCGCTTTCATGTGGCGCAGGTATCGCCCTTCAAGCTTACGGAACGCCCAGATGACCGTGAACGTCAGCACCATGTAACACAATCCGGCAAACAGGTAGGATTCAAATGGCGCGTAATAACGGGAGTTCACGATCCGTGCCGCACCGGTTAAATCCACGATGGTGACAATACCAGCAACCGCCGAGCCGTGAATCATGAAGATCACTTCATTACTGTAGGCAGGTAAGGCACGGCGCAGCGAACTTGGCAGAATAATCCGGCTGAAGGCCTGCCAGTGGCTCATGCCATAGGCTTTCGCGGCTTCCACTTCCCCTTTCGGCATACTGTTAATCGAACCCCGCACGATTTCTGCCGTATAAGCCGCAGTATTGAGCACAAAGGACACCAGCGCACAAAACCAGGCTTCTTCCCAGAGCGTACCCTGCACATTGAGCAGTTGGCTCATGCCGTAATAAATCAGATACAGCTGCACCAGCAGGGGCGTGCCGCGGAAGAAGTAGATATAAGCCCAGGCCGGGCCTGAAATCATCGGATTCTTGCTGTTTCGCGCCACACCGATAGGAATGGCAATCACCAGACCAATGGCCAGTGCCAGCGCCACCATCCACAGTGTGGTGTAAAACCCTTGCAGATACAGCGGCCAGCTATCAGTCAGAATACTAAAGTCCATCTCTTACCTCGTATGGATACTGAACCGACGCTCTGCCCACTTCAGTACGGAAGTGGAAAGCGAGGTAAACACAAGGAACAACACGGCAATCGCCATGTAGAAGGTAAATGGCATCTGAGTCGTACCGGCGGCCAACGCCCCTTTACGTACCATGTCATCCAGGCCAATGATTGAGACCAGTGCTGTGGTTTTCAGCAATACCAGCCAGTTATTGCCAAACCCCGGTAAGGCATGGCGGATCATTTGTGGTAACAGGACACGGCGGAACGACATCGCACTGCTCATGCCATAGGCTTTCGCGGCTTCCAGTTCCCCTTTGTCCACCGCCATAATGGCACCGCGGAAAGTTTCGGCCATATAAGCGCCGAAGATAAAGCCAATGGTCAGTATACCGGCCACGAACGGGCTGACTTCAATATAGTCAGGCAGATAGGCCGTCCATTCATGGTTAGGATCTGACGACGAAAAATAATTGTTCAGCCACTCATTGACGCCATACAAACTGTTGTTCAGCAGTACCTGACCGCCAAAGAAGATCAGCATCATGAGCACCAGATCAGGAATACCGCGGATGACAGTGGTGTAAGTGGTCGCCGTCAACCGGGCCAGTCGATAACGCGACAATTTTGCCAGCGCACCCATCATGCCCAAGACCATCGCCAGCACCAAAGACAGCAAAGCAACCTGCAGGGTTACCCATGCGCCTTCGATCAGCGACCATTCATATCCTTTTAAATCTAACAAGGGGTCACTCCTTTAAACTGCAAAGGGTCAGCGACAGATAGTAAAAGTGCCGAGCCACCTTCGACCCGGCACTCATTCGTCTCATCACATCGCTCGTACACCGGGAAACACCAGAGTGTCTCTCAATCCATTGTCAGCGATTACTCACCGTAAACGTCATAAGAGAAGTACTTAGACGCCAGTTGCTGATAAACGCCTTTTTCACGCAGCGACAGAATGGCTTTGTCCAGCTGTTCAGTCAGATCTTTATCCTGCTTACGAGTTGCAATCCCGAAGCCTTCACCGAACCACTTAGGATCCGTCAGAGAAGGACCGATGAATTCATAGCCTTCACCGCCCTCTTTATTGAGCAGACCTTCTTCCAGCGCAGATGCGTCACCCAGTACGGTAGCGATACGGCCCGCTTTCAGATCCAGGTAAGCGTCATCAAAAGAGCCATAGCGGACGATCTCAACCGAGTCACCATAGTTGTCGGTCAGGTATTTATCATGCGTCGTTGCACGCTGAACACCAATTTTCACGTCCTTCAGACCTTCTTTGCTGAAGTCAATCTGCGTGCCTTTCTTCGCCACAAACTTGTTCGGGATTAGTGCGTATTTACCCGTGAAATCTACTTTCTTTTTACGCTCTTCAGTAATGGACATCGCAGCAATGATGGCATCGTATTTACGTGCCAGCAGAGACGGGATAATACCGTCCCAATCCTGGGCAACGATCTTACATTTTGCTTGCAGCTCTTCACACAGCGCATTCGCCATGTCGACGTCAAAGCCTTTCAGTTCACCGCTTGGCTCGGTCCAGCTGAATGGAGGATAGGCGCCTTCAATACCGAAGCGAATTTCTTTCCACTCTTTCGCTTGAACTGAGGTGGCCCCCAGAGCAGAAACGACGGCAGCAGCCAAAATCCATTTTTTCATTGTCTTACTCCTGTTGTATTTGCATCTATCCCGTTTGTGAATGAGGGATAGTTGTAAACCGCTGAAACAGCGAAGTTGTTAATTATCGGGCTTGAGTAAAACTCACATCCCTATTTTAGTAAATGGAGGAAATAAATTGTTTTAATCTTTCTGAATCCGGGTTCTGGAACAGCTTGTCGGGATGTCCCTGCTCTTCAACCAGTCCCTGATGTAAAAACATCACCTGATTTGACACATCGCGGGCAAACGCCATTTCGTGTGTCACCACCAGCATGGTGCGTCCTTCCTGAGCCAGATCCTGCATGACGCCCAGCACCTCACCAACCAGTTCAGGGTCAAGGGCGGAGGTCGGTTCGTCAAACAGCATCACTTCTGGGTCGACCGCCAGTGCGCGTGCAATGGCAGCCCGCTGCTGCTGACCACCCGAGAGATGACCCGGGTAATAATGACGTCTTTCGTACAGCCCTACTTTCTTCAGCAAGGCTTCGGCTTTTTCGATGGCTTCCGCTTTCGGCACGCCGAGGACATGAACGGGGGCTTCAATCACATTGCCCAGCACAGTCATGTGCGACCAGAGATTAAAGCCCTGAAAAACCATGGCCAGACGGGAGCGAATGCGCTGCACCTGGCGGTCATCGACAGGCAGGAATTCCCCC is from Photobacterium sp. TLY01 and encodes:
- the grxB gene encoding glutaredoxin 2 produces the protein MKLFVFDHCPYCIKAMMVAGLNKADVELVYLQNHDVQARIDKVGANMVPILQKPDGSYMAESLDIARYLDEQDSQPLLAESRYEARIAEWYDAARPFSSRLVYPRWLMIDLPEFQCQEAKDWFEGNKSAMLGHSFDEAFAQTTQSLRGMEAVLDQLDWLTLPSERDNVLSYDDVNLFPTLRNLTVVKGLTFPARVRQYLDEVAALTGISLYDAVAV
- a CDS encoding ABC transporter permease, coding for MDFSILTDSWPLYLQGFYTTLWMVALALAIGLVIAIPIGVARNSKNPMISGPAWAYIYFFRGTPLLVQLYLIYYGMSQLLNVQGTLWEEAWFCALVSFVLNTAAYTAEIVRGSINSMPKGEVEAAKAYGMSHWQAFSRIILPSSLRRALPAYSNEVIFMIHGSAVAGIVTIVDLTGAARIVNSRYYAPFESYLFAGLCYMVLTFTVIWAFRKLEGRYLRHMKALS
- a CDS encoding ABC transporter permease yields the protein MLDLKGYEWSLIEGAWVTLQVALLSLVLAMVLGMMGALAKLSRYRLARLTATTYTTVIRGIPDLVLMMLIFFGGQVLLNNSLYGVNEWLNNYFSSSDPNHEWTAYLPDYIEVSPFVAGILTIGFIFGAYMAETFRGAIMAVDKGELEAAKAYGMSSAMSFRRVLLPQMIRHALPGFGNNWLVLLKTTALVSIIGLDDMVRKGALAAGTTQMPFTFYMAIAVLFLVFTSLSTSVLKWAERRFSIHTR
- a CDS encoding ABC transporter substrate-binding protein; protein product: MKKWILAAAVVSALGATSVQAKEWKEIRFGIEGAYPPFSWTEPSGELKGFDVDMANALCEELQAKCKIVAQDWDGIIPSLLARKYDAIIAAMSITEERKKKVDFTGKYALIPNKFVAKKGTQIDFSKEGLKDVKIGVQRATTHDKYLTDNYGDSVEIVRYGSFDDAYLDLKAGRIATVLGDASALEEGLLNKEGGEGYEFIGPSLTDPKWFGEGFGIATRKQDKDLTEQLDKAILSLREKGVYQQLASKYFSYDVYGE
- a CDS encoding ABC transporter ATP-binding protein; this translates as MTEAVALEVKDLHKSFGQNEVLKGISLTAHCGDVISIIGSSGSGKSTFLRCINLLETPTQGEIWVNGELIKMKNNRRGEFLPVDDRQVQRIRSRLAMVFQGFNLWSHMTVLGNVIEAPVHVLGVPKAEAIEKAEALLKKVGLYERRHYYPGHLSGGQQQRAAIARALAVDPEVMLFDEPTSALDPELVGEVLGVMQDLAQEGRTMLVVTHEMAFARDVSNQVMFLHQGLVEEQGHPDKLFQNPDSERLKQFISSIY